A portion of the Streptococcus sp. Marseille-Q6470 genome contains these proteins:
- a CDS encoding amino acid ABC transporter ATP-binding protein has protein sequence MLELRNISKKFGKKEILSNFSFTFPEKQILAIVGPSGGGKTTLLRMLAGLETIDSGEIFYNGESLPLDELENRHLLGFVFQDFQLFPHLSVMENLILSPIKTMGMSEADAKKKAVELLTRLGLEAHADAYPYSLSGGQKQRVALARAMMIDPEVIGYDEPTSALDPELRLEVEKLILQNRELGMTQIVVTHDLQFAENIADQILKVEPK, from the coding sequence ATGTTAGAGTTAAGAAATATTAGCAAAAAATTTGGAAAAAAAGAAATTTTATCCAATTTCAGTTTTACATTTCCTGAAAAGCAGATTTTAGCCATCGTTGGACCTTCTGGTGGTGGGAAAACTACCTTGCTTAGAATGTTAGCTGGACTTGAAACCATTGATTCAGGTGAGATTTTTTATAATGGAGAATCCCTACCTTTGGATGAACTTGAAAATCGTCACTTGTTAGGTTTTGTTTTTCAAGATTTTCAGCTGTTTCCGCACCTTTCCGTTATGGAGAACTTGATTTTGTCGCCAATCAAAACTATGGGGATGTCTGAAGCAGATGCTAAGAAGAAGGCGGTAGAATTACTAACTCGTCTAGGTCTTGAAGCACACGCTGATGCTTATCCATACTCTTTATCTGGTGGTCAAAAGCAACGTGTTGCTTTAGCACGTGCAATGATGATAGATCCAGAAGTGATTGGGTATGATGAACCAACTTCTGCCCTTGATCCAGAGTTGCGTCTCGAAGTTGAAAAACTGATTTTACAAAATCGAGAATTAGGCATGACTCAAATTGTCGTAACCCACGATCTCCAGTTTGCAGAGAATATCGCTGACCAGATTCTCAAAGTAGAGCCTAAGTAG
- a CDS encoding amino acid ABC transporter substrate-binding protein, whose product MNRKKISLVLVFFLAFFLVGCTQKASNPKVDNWEKYQQQGTITIGFDNTFVPMGFEEKNGQYVGFDIDLAQAVSEKLGFKVQFQPIDWDMKETELQNGTIDAIWNGYSATDERREKVAFTIPYMENQQVLVSKKTQNIHSVSDMKGKVLGAQAGSSGYLDFEAQPDLLKNIVKDQKANQYQSFNEALIDLQNDRIDALLIDRVYANYYLKTEGILDQYEIFPAGFESESFAVGVRPADKTLLANLNKAFVELYQEGKFQEISQKWFGEDVATSQIKGKEN is encoded by the coding sequence ATGAATCGAAAGAAAATCAGCCTTGTTTTGGTATTCTTTCTTGCTTTTTTTCTCGTAGGATGCACGCAAAAGGCTAGCAATCCTAAAGTAGATAATTGGGAAAAATACCAACAACAGGGAACAATTACTATCGGATTTGACAATACTTTTGTTCCTATGGGATTTGAAGAAAAGAATGGGCAATATGTTGGATTTGATATTGATTTAGCCCAAGCTGTTTCTGAGAAACTTGGCTTTAAGGTCCAGTTTCAACCCATTGATTGGGATATGAAGGAAACAGAGCTTCAAAATGGGACCATTGATGCAATTTGGAACGGCTATTCTGCGACGGATGAACGTCGTGAGAAAGTAGCCTTTACTATTCCTTACATGGAAAATCAGCAGGTTTTAGTTTCTAAGAAAACTCAAAATATCCATTCAGTGTCTGATATGAAAGGTAAGGTTTTGGGGGCTCAGGCAGGTTCTTCGGGTTATCTGGACTTTGAAGCGCAACCTGACCTTTTGAAAAATATCGTAAAAGATCAAAAAGCCAACCAATATCAAAGTTTTAATGAAGCCTTGATTGACTTGCAAAATGATCGGATTGATGCCCTTCTAATTGACCGTGTTTATGCCAACTATTATCTTAAAACTGAAGGAATTTTAGACCAGTATGAGATTTTCCCAGCTGGTTTTGAGAGTGAATCCTTTGCAGTTGGAGTAAGACCAGCTGATAAGACCTTGTTAGCAAATTTGAATAAAGCTTTTGTCGAGCTCTATCAAGAAGGAAAATTCCAAGAAATCAGCCAGAAATGGTTTGGTGAAGATGTGGCTACAAGCCAAATTAAAGGAAAAGAAAACTAA
- the parE gene encoding DNA topoisomerase IV subunit B, which translates to MSKKEININNYNDDAIQVLEGLDAVRKRPGMYIGSTDGAGLHHLVWEIVDNAVDEALSGFGDRIDVTINKDGSLTVQDHGRGMPTGMHAMGIPTVEVIFTILHAGGKFGQGGYKTSGGLHGVGSSVVNALSSWLEVEITRDGAVYKQRFENGGKPVTTLEKVGTAPKSKTGTKVTFMPDASIFSTTDFKYNTISERLNESAFLLKNVTLSLTDKRTDEAIEFHYENGVQDFVSYLNEDKETLTPVLYFEGEDNGFQVEVALQYNDGFSDNILSFVNNVRTKDGGTHETGLKSAITKVMNDYARKTGLLKEKDKNLEGSDYREGLSAVLSILVPEEHLQFEGQTKDKLGSPLARPVVDGIVADKLTFFLMENGELASNLIRKAIKARDAREAARKARDESRNGKKNKKDKGLLSGKLTPAQSKNPAKNELYLVEGDSAGGSAKQGRDRKFQAILPLRGKVINTAKAKMADILKNEEINTMIYTIGAGVGADFSLEDANYDKIIIMTDADTDGAHIQTLLLTFFYRYMRPLVEAGHVYIALPPLYKMSKGKGKKEEVAYAWTDGELEELRKQFGKGATLQRYKGLGEMNADQLWETTMNPETRTLIRVTIEDLARAERRVNVLMGDKVEPRRKWIEDNVKFTLEEATVF; encoded by the coding sequence GTGTCAAAAAAGGAAATCAATATTAACAATTATAATGATGACGCCATTCAGGTACTAGAAGGGTTGGATGCGGTCCGTAAACGTCCAGGGATGTATATCGGATCGACCGATGGTGCTGGTCTCCATCATCTAGTCTGGGAAATCGTGGATAATGCGGTTGACGAAGCCTTGTCTGGATTTGGTGATCGGATTGATGTAACCATTAATAAGGATGGGAGTTTAACGGTTCAAGACCACGGACGTGGGATGCCAACGGGAATGCACGCTATGGGGATTCCAACAGTAGAGGTGATTTTTACCATCCTTCATGCTGGAGGAAAATTCGGTCAGGGTGGTTATAAGACTTCTGGTGGTCTTCACGGAGTTGGTTCTTCTGTTGTCAATGCCCTCTCTAGCTGGCTTGAAGTAGAAATTACGCGTGATGGTGCTGTTTATAAACAACGCTTTGAAAATGGTGGGAAGCCCGTAACAACTCTTGAAAAGGTTGGGACAGCACCAAAATCTAAGACAGGTACCAAAGTGACCTTTATGCCGGATGCTAGTATCTTTTCTACGACTGACTTTAAATACAATACCATTTCAGAGCGTCTCAATGAGTCAGCCTTTCTCTTAAAAAATGTAACCTTGTCATTAACAGACAAGCGAACAGACGAAGCGATCGAGTTCCATTATGAGAACGGGGTGCAGGACTTTGTTTCCTACCTCAACGAAGATAAGGAAACCTTGACGCCTGTCCTATACTTTGAAGGCGAAGACAATGGTTTCCAAGTAGAAGTAGCCCTCCAGTATAATGATGGATTTTCAGATAACATCTTGTCCTTTGTTAATAATGTCCGTACCAAAGACGGTGGAACGCATGAGACAGGACTCAAGTCAGCCATTACCAAGGTTATGAATGACTATGCCCGTAAGACAGGGCTTCTCAAAGAAAAAGATAAAAATCTTGAAGGATCCGATTACCGTGAAGGGTTATCGGCTGTTCTTTCTATCCTAGTTCCTGAAGAACATTTGCAATTTGAAGGACAGACTAAGGACAAACTAGGTAGTCCCCTTGCTCGTCCTGTTGTAGATGGAATTGTGGCTGATAAGTTGACCTTCTTCCTCATGGAAAATGGAGAATTAGCTTCAAATCTGATTCGTAAAGCTATCAAGGCCCGTGATGCTCGTGAAGCAGCACGAAAAGCGCGTGATGAGAGCCGAAATGGCAAGAAAAACAAGAAAGACAAGGGCTTGCTTTCAGGTAAATTAACGCCAGCCCAGTCTAAAAATCCAGCTAAGAATGAACTTTACCTAGTCGAGGGGGATTCTGCCGGTGGTTCTGCTAAGCAAGGTCGTGACCGCAAGTTCCAAGCTATCTTGCCTCTTCGTGGTAAGGTTATCAATACAGCCAAGGCCAAGATGGCAGATATCCTCAAAAACGAAGAAATCAACACCATGATTTATACCATTGGTGCTGGTGTGGGGGCAGACTTCTCTCTTGAAGATGCCAACTATGACAAGATTATTATCATGACCGATGCGGATACCGACGGTGCCCACATTCAAACACTTCTCTTGACCTTCTTTTACCGCTATATGCGTCCACTAGTTGAGGCAGGTCATGTTTATATTGCCCTTCCTCCTCTTTACAAGATGTCAAAAGGGAAAGGCAAGAAAGAAGAAGTGGCCTACGCTTGGACAGATGGTGAGCTAGAAGAACTACGTAAGCAGTTTGGTAAAGGTGCTACCCTCCAACGCTACAAGGGACTTGGTGAGATGAATGCGGACCAACTATGGGAAACAACCATGAACCCAGAAACTCGTACCCTCATCCGTGTTACGATTGAAGACCTAGCCCGCGCAGAACGTCGCGTCAATGTCCTCATGGGTGACAAGGTTGAACCACGCCGTAAGTGGATCGAAGACAATGTCAAGTTTACACTGGAAGAAGCGACTGTGTTTTAA
- a CDS encoding YkvA family protein produces the protein MSENLSEEQVKEALESGYAQSEALLNDKDELDDFLYRLEQKINDMPFVGKKFTMIPVMISLVKNYVQGKYTTVPYGTILAVLSALIYFLSPFDIIPDFIPLAGYLDDMAVVGLCMNMVKIDIETYDKWRQSQGLI, from the coding sequence ATGTCTGAAAATCTAAGTGAAGAGCAAGTTAAAGAAGCTCTTGAAAGTGGCTATGCGCAATCTGAGGCCCTATTAAACGATAAAGATGAATTAGATGATTTTTTGTACCGTTTGGAGCAAAAAATTAACGATATGCCATTTGTTGGTAAGAAATTTACAATGATCCCAGTCATGATTTCCTTAGTGAAAAATTATGTTCAAGGGAAATACACAACGGTTCCTTATGGAACTATTTTAGCCGTTTTAAGCGCACTTATTTATTTCCTTTCCCCATTTGACATTATTCCAGATTTTATTCCGTTAGCAGGCTACTTGGATGATATGGCTGTTGTAGGACTTTGTATGAATATGGTCAAAATAGACATTGAAACCTATGATAAATGGCGTCAGTCTCAAGGATTGATCTGA
- a CDS encoding GNAT family N-acetyltransferase: MIIRPASRKDCQAIYNLYQSEKWLSFTEEKVTSLFSTNLSHYLVLEEDQKILGFVRYLTDEVMTTFLAEIIIDKSHRRKGLGQQLIEEIHKKYPLTRIELISEADGFYRSISFKPVGTGFRKSE; the protein is encoded by the coding sequence ATGATTATCAGACCTGCAAGCAGAAAAGATTGTCAAGCTATTTATAACCTTTATCAAAGTGAAAAATGGCTTTCTTTTACAGAGGAAAAAGTGACATCTCTATTTTCGACAAATCTGTCTCATTACTTGGTGCTTGAAGAGGACCAGAAAATCCTTGGCTTTGTCCGTTATCTGACGGATGAAGTGATGACGACCTTTTTAGCTGAAATAATTATTGATAAATCCCACCGCAGAAAAGGACTGGGACAGCAGCTGATTGAGGAGATCCACAAAAAATATCCTTTGACACGGATTGAATTAATATCTGAAGCAGATGGATTTTATCGGTCAATAAGTTTTAAGCCTGTTGGTACAGGATTTAGAAAATCTGAATGA
- a CDS encoding aminoglycoside 6-adenylyltransferase: protein MKTETEMFDVILQTAKVLQVDAVAMSGSRTNPKAPKDEFQDYDVVYLVENFEELISDLSWLDQFGKRVIEQEVTLGHRRLYLMLFEDGNRLDLTLCPEDHIQEWVESEADFTVLEDTKGLFETYSPSPERYWITPATETDFEKSCNEFWWVSAYVVKGICRKQVIYATDHLYGICQQELLKILAWQVASDREAVDIGKNYKYLFNYLPDEKEKDFSNLLDFSSLDKIIQSLLATMQLFHQEAQRLAQKMGFDYDRKVAEKMIGYAEEKLQSTK, encoded by the coding sequence ATGAAAACTGAAACTGAGATGTTTGATGTGATTTTGCAAACTGCAAAAGTGCTACAGGTCGATGCAGTTGCCATGTCCGGCTCGCGGACAAACCCAAAGGCTCCCAAGGACGAGTTCCAAGACTATGATGTTGTTTATCTTGTTGAGAACTTTGAAGAACTAATTTCAGATTTATCTTGGCTGGACCAGTTCGGTAAACGCGTCATTGAGCAAGAGGTTACTCTTGGACATCGACGTCTTTATCTTATGCTTTTCGAAGATGGCAATCGGCTTGATTTGACCCTCTGCCCCGAAGACCACATTCAAGAGTGGGTAGAAAGCGAAGCGGATTTCACGGTGCTAGAGGACACTAAGGGCTTGTTTGAGACCTATTCTCCAAGTCCAGAGCGTTACTGGATAACCCCAGCTACTGAGACGGATTTTGAAAAATCTTGTAATGAATTTTGGTGGGTGTCAGCCTACGTGGTCAAAGGAATTTGTCGTAAGCAAGTCATCTATGCGACGGATCATCTCTACGGTATTTGCCAGCAAGAACTCTTGAAAATCTTAGCTTGGCAGGTGGCAAGTGATAGAGAAGCAGTCGACATCGGTAAAAACTACAAGTATCTCTTTAACTATTTACCTGATGAGAAAGAAAAGGATTTTTCAAATCTGCTTGATTTCTCGAGTTTAGACAAAATCATTCAATCTTTATTGGCTACGATGCAACTTTTCCACCAAGAAGCTCAAAGACTTGCCCAAAAGATGGGCTTTGACTACGATAGGAAAGTAGCTGAGAAGATGATCGGGTATGCTGAGGAAAAACTTCAAAGCACTAAGTAA
- the parC gene encoding DNA topoisomerase IV subunit A — translation MSNIQNMSLEDIMGERFGRYSKYIIQDRALPDIRDGLKPVQRRILYSMNKDGNTFDKSYRKSAKSVGNIMGNFHPHGDSSIYDAMVRMSQDWKNREILVEMHGNNGSMDGDPPAAMRYTEARLSEIAGYLLQDIDKKTVPFAWNFDDTEKEPTVLPAAFPNLLVNGSTGISAGYATDIPPHNLAEVIDATVYMIDHPTAKVDKLMEFLPGPDFPTGAIIQGRAEIKKAYETGKGRVVVRSKTEIEKLKGGKEQIVITEIPYEINKANLVKKIDEVRVNNKVAGIAEVRDESDRDGLRIAIELKKDANTELVLNYLFKYTDLQINYNFNMVAIDNFTPRQVGIVPILSSYIAHRREVILARSRFDKEKAEKRLHIVEGLIRVISILDEVIALIRASENKADAKENLKVSYDFTEEQAEAIVTLQLYRLTNTDVVVLQEEEAELREKIAMLAAIIGDERTMYNLMKKELREVKKKFATPRLSTLEDTAKVIEIDTASLIAEEDTYVSVTKAGYIKRTSPRSFAASTLEEIGKRDDDRLLFVQSVKTTQHLLIFTTLGNVIYRPVHELADIRWKDIGEHLSQSITNFETNEEVLYVDVVDQFDDATTYFAATRLGQIKRVERKEFSPWRTYRSKSVKYAKLKDDSDQIVAVAPIKLDDVLLISKNGYALRFNIEEVPVVGAKAAGVKAMNLKADDELQAAFICNTSSFYLLTQRGSLKRVSTEEIPATSRAKRGLQVLRELKSKPHRVFLAGAVSEQGFIGDLFSTEVEDGEQTLVIQSNNGTIYEAILQDLNLSERTSNGSFISDTISDEEVFDAYLKEVFKEDKEN, via the coding sequence ATGAGTAACATTCAAAACATGTCCCTTGAGGACATCATGGGAGAGCGCTTTGGTCGCTACTCCAAATACATCATTCAAGACCGGGCTTTGCCAGACATTCGTGATGGATTGAAGCCGGTTCAACGCCGTATTCTTTATTCGATGAATAAGGATGGCAATACTTTTGATAAGAGCTACCGTAAGTCGGCTAAATCTGTCGGTAACATCATGGGGAATTTCCACCCACACGGGGACAGTTCTATCTATGATGCCATGGTCCGTATGTCTCAGGACTGGAAAAACCGTGAGATTCTAGTTGAAATGCATGGTAACAACGGTTCTATGGACGGGGATCCGCCTGCGGCTATGCGTTATACCGAGGCCCGTTTGTCTGAGATTGCAGGCTACCTTCTTCAAGATATCGACAAAAAGACAGTTCCTTTTGCTTGGAACTTTGACGATACCGAAAAAGAGCCAACTGTCTTGCCAGCGGCTTTTCCAAACCTTTTAGTCAATGGTTCAACTGGTATTTCAGCTGGTTATGCCACAGATATTCCACCGCATAATTTGGCTGAGGTCATTGATGCTACAGTCTATATGATTGATCACCCGACTGCCAAGGTCGATAAGTTGATGGAATTCTTGCCTGGGCCAGATTTCCCTACAGGAGCTATCATCCAAGGTCGTGCCGAAATCAAGAAAGCCTATGAAACTGGTAAAGGGCGCGTGGTTGTTCGTTCTAAGACAGAAATTGAGAAGCTTAAAGGTGGTAAGGAACAAATCGTTATTACTGAGATTCCCTATGAGATTAATAAGGCTAACTTAGTCAAGAAAATTGATGAAGTCCGTGTCAATAACAAGGTGGCAGGTATCGCTGAGGTTCGTGATGAGTCTGACCGTGATGGTCTTCGTATTGCTATCGAACTCAAGAAAGATGCGAACACTGAGCTTGTTCTCAACTACCTTTTCAAGTATACTGACCTACAAATCAACTACAACTTCAACATGGTGGCGATTGACAATTTCACACCTCGTCAAGTTGGAATTGTACCAATCTTGTCTAGTTATATCGCCCACCGTCGTGAGGTAATCTTGGCGCGTTCTCGCTTTGACAAGGAAAAGGCTGAAAAACGTCTCCATATCGTGGAAGGTTTGATTCGTGTCATCTCTATTTTAGATGAAGTCATTGCTCTTATCCGTGCTTCTGAGAACAAGGCTGATGCCAAAGAGAACCTCAAGGTCAGTTATGATTTTACTGAAGAGCAGGCTGAAGCTATTGTTACCTTGCAACTATACCGTTTGACCAATACAGACGTAGTTGTCTTGCAGGAAGAAGAAGCAGAACTTCGCGAAAAAATTGCTATGCTGGCGGCTATCATTGGTGACGAACGGACTATGTACAATCTCATGAAGAAAGAACTCCGTGAGGTCAAGAAGAAGTTTGCGACACCACGTTTGAGTACTCTAGAAGATACGGCAAAAGTCATCGAGATTGATACAGCTAGTTTGATTGCTGAAGAAGATACTTACGTCAGCGTGACTAAGGCAGGTTACATCAAGCGTACTAGCCCTCGTTCTTTCGCAGCTTCGACCTTAGAAGAAATTGGTAAACGGGATGACGACCGCTTGCTATTCGTTCAATCTGTCAAAACTACTCAGCATCTCTTAATCTTTACAACGCTTGGGAATGTCATTTACCGCCCTGTCCATGAATTAGCAGACATTCGTTGGAAGGATATCGGAGAGCATCTGAGCCAGTCTATTACAAACTTTGAAACCAATGAAGAAGTTCTATATGTAGATGTCGTGGATCAGTTTGATGATGCGACAACCTACTTTGCAGCGACTCGCCTTGGTCAAATCAAACGTGTCGAACGCAAAGAATTTTCTCCATGGAGAACCTATCGTTCTAAATCGGTCAAATATGCTAAGTTGAAAGACGATAGTGACCAGATTGTAGCAGTAGCTCCGATTAAATTGGATGATGTTTTGTTGATTAGTAAAAATGGATATGCCCTTCGCTTTAATATCGAAGAGGTTCCAGTTGTTGGAGCCAAGGCTGCAGGTGTTAAAGCTATGAATCTGAAAGCAGATGATGAGCTTCAAGCTGCCTTTATCTGCAATACTTCATCTTTCTATCTGTTAACGCAACGTGGAAGCTTGAAACGTGTATCAACAGAGGAAATTCCAGCAACTAGTCGCGCTAAGCGTGGTCTTCAAGTTCTGAGAGAATTGAAGAGTAAACCACATCGCGTCTTCTTGGCCGGTGCTGTCTCAGAACAAGGATTTATCGGAGATCTCTTTAGTACAGAAGTAGAAGATGGCGAACAAACGCTTGTCATTCAATCAAATAATGGAACGATTTACGAAGCAATCCTACAAGATTTGAATCTATCAGAGCGTACAAGTAATGGAAGCTTTATCTCAGATACTATTTCTGATGAAGAAGTTTTTGATGCCTACCTCAAAGAAGTCTTTAAAGAAGATAAAGAAAATTAA
- a CDS encoding branched-chain amino acid aminotransferase — protein MTVTIDWENLGFSYMKLPYRYIAYFKNGQWTQGELTEDAILHISESSPSLHYGQQAFEGLKAYRTKDGSIQLFRPDENAKRLQRTCDRLLMPQVPTEMFVEACKAVVRANEEYVPPYGTGGTLYLRPLLIGVGDIIGVKPAEEYIFTIFAMPVGNYFKGGLVPTNFLIQDEYDRAAPNGTGAAKVGGNYAASLLPGKMAKSRHFSDVIYLDPSTHTKIEEVGSANFFGITADNEFVTPLSPSILPSITKYSLLYLAEHRLGMTPIEGDVPIDDLDRFVEAGACGTAAVISPIGGIQHGDDFHVFYSETEVGPVTRKLYDELTGIQFGDIEAPEGWIVKVD, from the coding sequence ATGACCGTTACGATTGATTGGGAAAATCTCGGTTTTTCCTATATGAAACTACCTTATCGTTATATCGCTTATTTTAAAAATGGACAATGGACTCAAGGAGAATTAACAGAAGATGCAATCTTGCATATTTCAGAATCATCTCCAAGCCTTCACTATGGACAGCAAGCATTTGAAGGATTGAAAGCCTATCGTACAAAGGATGGCAGTATTCAACTCTTCCGTCCAGATGAAAATGCTAAACGTCTGCAACGTACCTGTGATCGTCTCTTGATGCCCCAAGTGCCAACAGAAATGTTTGTAGAGGCTTGTAAAGCAGTTGTTCGTGCTAATGAAGAATACGTACCACCTTACGGAACTGGTGGAACTCTTTATCTTCGTCCGCTCTTGATTGGTGTCGGAGACATCATCGGGGTAAAACCAGCCGAGGAGTATATTTTTACCATCTTTGCTATGCCAGTTGGAAATTACTTTAAGGGTGGATTGGTTCCAACAAACTTCTTGATTCAAGATGAGTATGATCGTGCTGCACCAAATGGAACAGGAGCTGCTAAGGTCGGTGGGAACTATGCCGCTAGTCTTTTGCCAGGGAAAATGGCTAAATCCCGTCATTTCTCAGATGTTATTTATCTAGACCCATCAACCCACACTAAGATTGAAGAAGTAGGTTCTGCGAACTTCTTTGGAATTACAGCTGATAATGAGTTTGTAACGCCATTGAGTCCATCAATTTTGCCATCGATTACCAAGTATTCATTACTGTACTTGGCAGAGCATCGTTTGGGCATGACACCAATTGAAGGAGACGTGCCGATTGATGACTTGGATCGATTTGTAGAAGCAGGGGCCTGTGGGACTGCTGCGGTAATTTCGCCAATTGGAGGAATCCAACACGGTGACGACTTCCATGTTTTCTACAGTGAGACAGAGGTTGGTCCAGTGACTCGTAAATTGTACGATGAATTGACAGGTATCCAATTTGGTGACATTGAAGCACCAGAAGGTTGGATTGTAAAAGTAGATTAA
- a CDS encoding peptide ABC transporter substrate-binding protein, whose amino-acid sequence MKTKKWMLTAGVVLSTAVLLVACGKADKEADAPTTFSYVYGVDPSSLDYSIATRTSTTDIIGNVVDGLLENDEYGNLVPSLAEDWTVSQDGLTYTYKLRKGVKWYTSEGEEYAEVTAHDFVTGLKHVADGKSDGVTLIQNSIKGLNEYMTGETNDFSTVGVKALDDYTVQYTLNAPESFWNSKVTSATMLPVNEEFLKASGKNYGAVSPSGILYNGPYILKTLTSKSLIEYEKNPNYWDKEKVKIEKVKLTYYDGSDQESLIRSFSSGVYTTARIFPSSSNFASTLEQYGDKITYSPQDSTSYYFTFNVNRQSYNKTAKTSEEQKTSTKEAMLNKDFRQAINFAFNRHSYAAQLNGEDGADKIIRNSLVPDNFVQSGGKNFGDIAQAELVNYGDQWKGVELVDGKDTIYNPDKAKASFEKAKKELEAKGVTFPIHLDVPVEQTDTIAVQQSNSFKQSIESTLGSENVVIDVLQMTDNEKESITSQARVPAQKDYDLNSTGWAPSYQDPASYLNIMDPKTGSAMKHLGITKGKDKEVVAQLGLDEYKKLLDDAVSETNDLDKRYEKYAKAQAWLTDSSLLMPTASSGGSPVVSNVVPFSKPYSQVGIKGDPYIFKGMKLQKEIVSAKEYQAALEKWQKEKLESNSKYQKELESHVK is encoded by the coding sequence ATGAAAACGAAAAAGTGGATGTTAACAGCAGGAGTTGTCCTGAGTACAGCAGTTCTTCTTGTGGCTTGTGGTAAAGCTGATAAAGAAGCAGATGCACCTACAACCTTCTCTTATGTCTATGGAGTAGACCCATCATCTTTGGACTACAGTATTGCAACTCGTACTTCAACAACGGATATTATTGGTAACGTCGTTGATGGTTTGTTGGAAAACGATGAATATGGAAATTTGGTTCCTTCACTAGCAGAGGATTGGACTGTCTCACAAGACGGTTTGACCTATACTTATAAACTTCGTAAAGGAGTTAAATGGTACACGTCAGAAGGTGAAGAATACGCTGAAGTGACAGCGCATGACTTTGTTACTGGACTAAAACACGTAGCAGATGGTAAATCAGACGGTGTCACTCTTATTCAAAACTCCATTAAGGGCTTGAATGAATATATGACTGGTGAGACTAATGACTTCTCTACAGTTGGGGTTAAGGCATTGGATGACTACACAGTCCAGTATACTCTTAATGCACCTGAAAGTTTCTGGAATTCGAAAGTAACTTCAGCAACCATGTTGCCGGTAAACGAGGAATTCCTCAAAGCTTCAGGCAAGAACTACGGAGCAGTAAGTCCATCTGGTATTCTTTATAACGGTCCGTATATCCTGAAGACATTGACTTCAAAATCTTTAATCGAATACGAAAAGAACCCAAATTATTGGGATAAAGAGAAGGTTAAAATTGAGAAAGTCAAATTGACCTACTATGATGGTTCAGACCAAGAATCATTAATCCGTAGCTTCTCTTCAGGTGTTTATACAACAGCTCGTATCTTCCCAAGTAGCTCAAACTTTGCTTCTACATTGGAACAATACGGAGATAAAATCACATACAGTCCACAGGATTCAACTAGTTACTACTTTACCTTTAACGTAAACCGTCAATCTTACAATAAGACTGCGAAAACAAGTGAAGAACAGAAAACTTCTACAAAAGAAGCGATGTTGAACAAGGACTTCCGTCAAGCAATCAACTTTGCCTTCAACCGTCATTCATATGCTGCACAACTCAATGGTGAAGATGGTGCGGACAAGATTATTCGTAATAGTCTAGTTCCAGATAACTTTGTACAGTCTGGCGGTAAAAACTTTGGTGATATCGCTCAAGCAGAATTGGTCAACTATGGAGACCAATGGAAAGGCGTTGAACTTGTAGACGGAAAAGATACTATCTACAATCCTGACAAAGCTAAGGCTTCATTCGAGAAAGCTAAGAAAGAATTGGAAGCAAAAGGTGTAACCTTCCCAATTCATTTGGATGTTCCAGTTGAACAGACAGATACAATTGCCGTTCAACAAAGCAATTCCTTCAAACAATCAATCGAGTCAACTCTTGGTTCTGAAAATGTCGTGATTGATGTCCTTCAGATGACCGATAACGAAAAGGAAAGCATTACATCGCAAGCGCGTGTTCCAGCTCAAAAAGACTATGACTTGAACAGTACTGGATGGGCTCCAAGCTACCAAGACCCGGCAAGTTATCTTAATATCATGGATCCTAAGACTGGTTCTGCTATGAAACACCTTGGTATCACGAAAGGTAAAGACAAGGAAGTAGTAGCTCAACTTGGTCTGGACGAATATAAGAAACTCTTGGATGACGCAGTTTCTGAAACAAACGATTTGGACAAGAGATATGAAAAATATGCTAAAGCGCAAGCATGGCTCACTGATAGCTCTCTCTTGATGCCAACCGCTTCATCAGGTGGTTCGCCAGTTGTCAGCAACGTCGTTCCATTCTCTAAACCATACTCACAAGTAGGTATTAAGGGTGATCCATATATCTTCAAGGGAATGAAATTGCAAAAAGAAATTGTATCTGCTAAAGAATATCAAGCAGCTCTTGAAAAATGGCAAAAAGAAAAATTGGAATCAAACAGTAAATATCAAAAAGAACTAGAAAGTCATGTCAAATAA